The genomic interval GAGAAAAGTGCTCACTTCCCTACGCCGGTACTAACCGGATCAGGTTCAAAGGGTCGGTCTCAGCCCGTACGCGGGCACCCCTAGCTACACTCGTATGTTATATAATACCAGCCTGCCACGTGAACGCTAGTATTTCTTCCGGAGTCCGAGTTTCAAATGAATTTTGAACAAGCACGTTTCAACATGATCGAGCAGCAAATTAGGCCATGGAACGTGCTCGATCAGGGAGTTTTAGATCTTATTGGAGAGATGCACAGGGAAGACTTCGTTCCGGAGAACTATCGTACACTCGCATTCGCGGATCTCAGAATACCCCTTGGGAACGGAGAGGTCACAATGACTCCAAAGGTGGAAGCGAGATTATTGCAGGCATTAACAATCGATCCTGGCGAAAAAATCCTCGAGATTGGAACAGGCAGCGCTTATCTGACATCACTGCTGACAAGATTAGGTGGGCATGTTTACAGCGTTGACATTTACGCAGATTTCACGGCGGCGGCTGCACCCAAACTCAAGCGATGTGGAATAAGTAACGTTACGTTGGAAACTGGCGACGCCCTCCATGGCTGGCAGAAAGCAGCACCTTATGATGTCATTGTTGTCACCGGATCCGTTCCAGTATTGAACACTGATTTTCAGGAACAACTGAATATTGGCGGCCGCGTGTTTGTCATCGTAGGTCATTCGCCTGTTATGGAAGCGATACTCATCACCCGCGTTGGGGAACGCGAATGGTCTAAAGAGAGTCTTTTTGAGACCGATCTACCGCCTCTGGTCGGAGCGGTGAAGCCACAGCAATTCAAGCTCTAAGGTAGACAACCATGCAATCGATCACCCCGATTGAACTCCAAACGTATCTCGACGATCACGACCGCGAATTTCTGATGATAGACGTACGTGAACCTTGGGAATACGAGCTGTGTCGCATAGAAGGATCCCATCACA from Gammaproteobacteria bacterium carries:
- a CDS encoding protein-L-isoaspartate O-methyltransferase, with translation MNFEQARFNMIEQQIRPWNVLDQGVLDLIGEMHREDFVPENYRTLAFADLRIPLGNGEVTMTPKVEARLLQALTIDPGEKILEIGTGSAYLTSLLTRLGGHVYSVDIYADFTAAAAPKLKRCGISNVTLETGDALHGWQKAAPYDVIVVTGSVPVLNTDFQEQLNIGGRVFVIVGHSPVMEAILITRVGEREWSKESLFETDLPPLVGAVKPQQFKL